One genomic window of Cololabis saira isolate AMF1-May2022 chromosome 3, fColSai1.1, whole genome shotgun sequence includes the following:
- the irx1a gene encoding iroquois-class homeodomain protein IRX-1a, whose protein sequence is MSFPQLGYPQYLGASPAVYGGDRAGVLTSSRGGSSELGGSPSAAAAAVSSVLGMYANPYAHNYSAFLPYTSADLALFSQMGSQYELKESPGVHPASFAAHTSPAFYPYGQFQYGDPARPKNATRESTSTLKAWLNEHRKNPYPTKGEKIMLAIITKMTLTQVSTWFANARRRLKKENKVTWGSRSKEDGEEDGHLFGSGDEAEKNEDEEEIDLESIDIDKIDDNDGDQSNEEDDDKSTEGSREQLRGDLDSLEKRRAFALQAHEALEKSKSALSAHSGGKENSEHGNNNNTTRVLSPDRPGSFPLPSANKPKIWSLAETATSPDSSSQKAASPPSHPAGPHHHQIQAHPAFLPSHGLYTCQIGKFHNWTNGAFLGQNSLLNVRSFLGVNQHHHHHHHQQQQQQQQQQQAVSVSPVGASTALSNDSKVPAETHSPKHIEHENSVRSDSPQTQTQTLKSSFRPIHDRSSLPSSARSPQDATQRVLTALSSA, encoded by the exons ATGTCTTTCCCACAGTTAGGCTACCCGCAGTACCTCGGTGCGTCCCCGGCGGTGTACGGGGGCGACCGGGCGGGAGTGCTGACCTCGTCCCGGGGAGGGAGCTCCGAGCTCGGGGGAAGCCCGTCCGCCGCCGCGGCGGCCGTCTCCTCCGTGCTGGGCATGTACGCCAACCCGTACGCACACAACTACAGCGCTTTCTTACCTTACACCAGCGCGGACTTGGCTCTATTCTCACAAATG GGATCCCAGTATGAGCTGAAGGAGAGTCCCGGCGTGCATCCTGCCAGCTTTGCGGCCCacacgtcccccgccttctacCCGTACGGCCAGTTCCAGTACGGGGACCCGGCCCGGCCCAAGAACGCCACCCGGGAGAGCACCAGCACCCTGAAGGCCTGGCTCAACGAGCACAGGAAGAACCCGTACCCCACCAAGGGCGAGAAGATCATGCTGGCCATCATCACCAAGATGACCCTCACGCAGGTCTCCACCTGGTTCGCCAACGCCAGGAGGAGGCTGAAGAAGGAGAACAAGGTGACCTGGGGCAGCAGGAGTAAAGAAGACGGCGAGGAGGACGGACACCTGTTCGGCAGCGGGGACGAGGCGGAGAAAAACGAAGACGAGGAGGAGATCGACTTGGAGAGCATAGACATAGACAAAATCGACGACAACGACGGGGATCAGAGCAACGAGGAGGACGACGATAAGTCGACGGAGGGCAGCAGGGAGCAGCTCCGGGGAGACCTGGACAGCCTGGAGAAGCGGCGGGCCTTCGCCCTGCAGGCCCACGAGGCCCTGGAGAAATCTAAGAGCGCACTTTCAGCACACTCGGGCGGCAAGGAGAACTCGGAACacggaaacaacaacaacaccacgAGGGTTTTATCCCCGGACAGACCCGGGAGCTTTCCTCTCCCGTCCGCCAATAAACCCAAAATATGGTCGTTGGCGGAGACGGCCACTAGTCCCGACAGTTCCTCTCAGAAGGCCGCGTCCCCCCCCTCGCACCCGGCGGGGCCGCACCACCACCAGATCCAGGCCCACCCGGCTTTCCTGCCCAGTCACGGACTGTACACTTGCCAGATTGGGAAGTTCCACAACTGGACGAATGGGGCTTTCCTGGGCCAGAACTCCCTGCTGAATGTGAGGTCGTTTCTGGGAGTAAATCagcaccatcatcaccaccatcaccagcagcaacagcagcagcagcagcagcagcaggcggTGTCGGTGTCACCGGTAGGAGCTTCAACAGCGCTCAGCAACGACAGCAAAGTCCCAGCAGAGACACACAGTCCCAAGCACATAG AGCATGAAAACAGCGTAAGATCGGATTCAcctcaaacacagacacagaccctGAAGTCTTCCTTTCGACCCATTCACGACAG ATCCTCTCTGCCTTCCAGCGCCAGGAGTCCACAAGACGCCACGCAACGGGTCCTCACTGCACTCTCCTCGGCTTGA